A genomic region of Paralichthys olivaceus isolate ysfri-2021 chromosome 18, ASM2471397v2, whole genome shotgun sequence contains the following coding sequences:
- the LOC109626558 gene encoding sorting nexin-18-like, with the protein MALKARVLYDFHSENPGEISITENELVTLFSEEELDGWLEGENSRGEAGLFPASYVEILRDHITSNTNNNGVPSRKTKALPPTQTSFTSSDSQSQRGPEAGSVGSGGGSFHTSQGSDDDWDDDWDDSSPATDAPQGLGSSPPLYAVTTSLPARRGISQQHQQQQQAKSSATVGRNLNRFSTFVKSGGEAFLLGEASAFVKDGDRICVVMGENGPEWQEDPYPFTCTIDDPTRQTKFKGMKSYMSYGLTPTHTNVRVNRRYKHFDWLYARLVERFPVISVPRLPEKQATGRFEEDFISKRRKGLIWWMNHMSSHPVLARCDVFQHFLTCGADEKAWKQGKRKAERDDLVGANFFLTISPPAVPLDLQEVESKVEGFKTFTKRMDENIVVVNTTINEFARKQITGFKKEYQKVGQSFKLLAQAFELDQQAYSTGLNKAISYTGETYEAIGEYFAEQPRQDLDPISDLLDLYRGHLDNFPDIIHVQKGALTKVKDCPKQEGDLHDRCNIISCATLAEIQHFHRTRVRDFRSQMQHHLRQQIGFFQKITTKLEDTLQRYDDDQ; encoded by the exons ATGGCGCTGAAGGCCAGAGTGCTGTACGACTTCCACTCTGAAAACCCAGGGGAGATCTCCATAACAGAGAATGAGCTGGTGACTCTGTTCAGCGAGGAGGAGCTGgatggctggctggagggggaGAACAGCAGGGGGGAGGCAGGCCTCTTCCCTGCCTCTTATGTGGAGATCCTCAGAGACCACATCACCTCCAACACCAACAACAATGGCGTCCCCTCACGCAAAACCAAAGCCCTGCCACCCACCCAGACCTCCTTCACGTCCTCTGACTCCCAGTCCCAGAGGGGCCCTGAGGCCGGCAGCGTCGGCAGCGGTGGGGGCAGCTTCCACACCAGCCAGGGCAGTGATGACGACTGGGACGACGACTGGGATGACAGCTCCCCAGCGACAGACGCGCCTCAGGGTCTGGGCAGCTCGCCCCCCCTGTACGCGGTGACCACCTCCCTGCCCGCACGGCGTGGGATCtcccagcagcaccagcagcagcagcaggccaaGAGCTCGGCCACGGTGGGGAGGAACCTCAACAGGTTCTCCACCTTCGTCAAGTCCGGAGGCGAGGCCTTCCTGCTCGGGGAGGCCTCTGCTTTTGTGAAGGATGGGGACAGGATCTGTGTGGTGATGGGGGAGAACGGGCCCGAGTGGCAGGAGGATCCGTACCCCTTCACGTGCACCATCGACGACCCCACCAGGCAGACCAAGTTTAAAGGCATGAAGAGCTACATGTCTTACGGCCTGACCCCAACGCACACCAATGTACGAGTCAACCGCAG gtACAAACACTTCGACTGGCTCTACGCTCGACTCGTGGAGCGTTTTCCCGTCATCTCCGTGCCCCGCCTGCCGGAGAAGCAGGCCACCGGGCGCTTCGAGGAGGACTTCATCTCCAAGAGGAGGAAGGGTCTGATCTGGTGGATGAACCACATGAGCAGCCACCCTGTGCTGGCGCGCTGCGACGTTTTCCAGCATTTCCTGACGTGCGGGGCGGACGAGAAAGCCTGGAAACAAGGCAAGAGGAAGGCGGAGAGGGACGACCTGGTCGGGGCCAACTTCTTCCTCACTATCAG CCCGCCTGCCGTTCCTCTGGACCTCCAGGAAGTCGAGAGCAAAGTCGAAGGCTTCAAGACTTTCACCAAAAGGATGGACGAGAACATTGTCGTCGTCAACACCACCATCAACGAATTCGCACGCAAACAAATTACAGGTTTCAAAAAGGAGTACCAGAAGGTGGGACAGTCCTTCAAACTCCTAGCGCAAGCGTTCGAGCTGGACCAGCAGGCCTACTCAACCGGCCTGAACAAGGCCATCTCTTACACTGGCGAGACCTACGAGGCGATAGGAGAGTATTTCGCTGAGCAGCCGCGCCAGGACCTGGATCCCATTTCGGACCTGCTGGACCTGTACAGAGGACACCTGGACAATTTCCCGGACATCATCCATGTACAAAAAG GTGCACTCACCAAGGTGAAAGACTGTCCGAAGCAGGAAGGTGACCTCCACGACCGCTGCAACATCATTTCCTGTGCCACGCTGGCAGAGATCCAACACTTCCACCGCACACGTGTACGGGACTTCCGCTCGCAGATGCAGCATCACCTCCGCCAGCAGATCGGCTTCTTCCAGAAGATCACGACCAAGCTGGAGGACACGCTGCAGAGATACGACGATGACCAGTAA
- the LOC109626126 gene encoding SOSS complex subunit C-like — protein MAANPPGQAFPNKTRVAILAELEKERWRLLQNPSMNAAGGRSSLKDFRDNADQQHIAAQQKAALQHAHTHSSGFFITQDSSFGNLILPVLPRLEPES, from the exons ATGGCCGCGAACCCTCCAGGACAAG CCTTCCCAAACAAAACCCGGGTTGCGATCCTGGCCGAGCTGGAGAAGGAGCGCTGGCGGCTGCTGCAGAATCCATCCATGAACGCTGCTGGAGGCAG ATCGAGTCTGAAGGATTTCAGAGACAACGCAGATCAGCAGCACATCGCTGCTCAGCAGAAAGCTGCTCTGCAG cacgcacacacgcactcatCGGGCTTCTTCATCACTCAGGACTCGTCTTTCGGGAACCTCATCCTCCCCGTCCTCCCGCGCCTGGAGCCTGAGTCCTGA
- the snx30 gene encoding sorting nexin-30 — protein sequence MSAGAPRGLASSGQKPIAEIPHPLSAAEEPLSPGPDVTGDVGGDKEAALTNGTPVETSSPASASSLFNRLQLDDDPDADGLDTYVSTETRDLFVTVDDPKKHVSTMETYITYRVSTKTTRIEFDLPEYSLRRRYQDFDRLRIKLEDSQPTHLIPPLPEKFVMKGVVDRFSEEFVETRMKALDKFLKRVADHPVLSFNPHLNAFLTAKDLNKRQGLALLTKVGESVKHVAVGYKLRARPAEFCTMGEYLDTFNQKLGTIDRIAQRILKEQSEYLTELREYGTVYSSWARSEEELQRPLEGVASSVATCCGALEDLTDNMSQDFLPVIREYVLYIESMKNVLRKRDQSQAEYEGRLEAAVLRKQEDRTPMPVEVEKCQDRVECFNADLKADWERWQSNKRQDFKQLLTGMADKNINHYEKCQAAWESLITLLQDKQTEDKTSETN from the exons ATGAGTGCCGGTGCTCCGAGAGGCCTGGCCAGCTCGGGGCAGAAGCCCATCGCGGAGATCCCGCATCCGCTGTCCGCCGCCGAGGAGCCGCTGTCCCCGGGGCCAGATGTCACGGGGGACGTCGGCGGGGACAAG GAAGCCGCGTTGACCAATGGCACGCCGGTGGAGACGTCCAGCCCCGCCTCGGCGTCCTCGCTCTTCAATAGGCTGCAGCTGGACGACGACCCAGATGCAGATGGCCTCGACACTTACGTCTCCACGGAGACCCGAGACCTTTTTGTCACGGTCGATGACCCAAAGAAGCACGTCTCCACCATGGAGACCTACATCACCTACAGAGTCTCCACCAAG aCGACACGGATAGAGTTCGATCTGCCCGAATACTCCTTGCGGCGGCGCTACCAGGACTTCGACAGGCTGAGGATCAAGTTGGAAGACAGCCAGCCGACCCACCTCATCCCA CCGCTGCCTGAGAAGTTTGTGATGAAGGGCGTGGTCGACCGTTTTTCAGAGGAGTTTGTGGAGACGAGGATGAAGGCTCTGGACAAGTTCCTGAAGCGAGTTGCGGACCATCCCGTCCTCTCCTTCAACCCGCACCTGAACGCTTTCCTGACTGCCAAG GACCTGAACAAGCGTCAGGGTCTCGCCCTGCTCACCAAAGTGGGCGAGTCGGTGAAGCACGTGGCCGTCGGCTACAAGCTGCGGGCGCGGCCGGCCGAATTCTGCACCATGGGCGAGTACCTGGACACTTTCAACCAGAAACTGGGAACCATCGACCGCATCGCCCAGAGGATCCTCAAAGAGCAGTCAG AGTACCTAACAGAGCTGCGTGAGTACGGCACTGTGTACTCCAGCTGGGCCAGGTCGGAGGAAGAgctgcagcgccccctggaggGCGTGGCCAGCTCCGTAGCAACGTGCTGTGGTGCGCTGGAGGATCTGACTGACAACATGAGCCAGGACTTCCTGCCTGTAATCAGAGAGTACGTTCTCTACATAGAGTCTATGAAG AACGTTCTGAGGAAGCGAGACCAGAGCCAGGCGGAGTACGAGGGACGACTAGAAGCAGCCGTGTTGCGCAAACAGGAGGACAGGACGCCC ATGCCTGTGGAGGTCGAGAAATGCCAGGACAGAGTGGAGTGTTTCAACGCTGACCTGAAGGCGGACTGGGAGCGCTGGCAGAGCAACAAGCGGCAAGACTTCAAACAGCTTCTCACCGGCATGGCCGACAAAAACATCAACCACTATGAAAAG TGCCAGGCAGCGTGGGAGTCGCTCATCACTCTCCTCCAGGACAAACAGACTGAGGACAAAACGAGCGAGACGAACTGA